CGCTCTGCACCGACGACCGGGAGGTGGTCGACGTCGTCGACCACGGCGGCGTCGACTTCGCGGTCCGGAAGGCCATCGACGAAGGGGCCGACCCCGTCGAGGTGGTCCAGATGGCGACGCTCAACACGGCCGAGAGCTACGACCTGCCGTTCGGACGGCTCGAACCCGGCGCGCCGGCCGATCTGGTGTTGCTCGACGATCTGGCGTCGTGGACGGTCGCGGACGTGATGGTCGACGGCGAACTGAACCCCACGGCGGACGAGCGACCCGACTCGACGAACTTGGCGACCGATACCGTCCAGTTCGACCCGGTCTCGGGCGCGGACCTCGCCGTCGAGGCACCCGCCGACGCCGGGGAGACGGCTCGCGTCCGCGTCATCGACGCCGTCGGCGGACTCCAGACCGATCCCATGGAGACCGCCGTCCCGGTCGACGCGGACGCGCTGGTGCCACCGGTCGACGACGACGTCTGCTCGCTGGCCGTCATCGAGCGCCACGGCGGGAACGGCGGCATCGGACGGGGCTTCGTCCACGGCCTCGGCCTGCACCGTGGCGCTATCGGCTCCACCGTCGCCCACGACGCCCACAACTGCGTGGTCGCCGGCGCGGACCACGACGCCATGGCCCGCGTGGCCAACCACCTGCGCGAGGTCGGCGGCGGCATCGCCGCCTTCGACCCCGCCGCCGGGACGATGGCGTCGCTCCCGCTGCCGGTCGCGGGGCTCATGTCCGACGAGCCGATAGAGACGGTGTACGAGGGGTACGAACGGGTCGAGTCGCTCGCGGCCGACCTCGGGCTGGTCGAGGCCGGCCTGATGGAACTGTCCTTCCTCGCGCTGGAGGTCATCCCGACCTACCGGCTGACGAACCGGGGACTGGTCGACGTGGCAGCGGGCGAACACGTCGACGTGG
This window of the Haloplanus rubicundus genome carries:
- a CDS encoding adenine deaminase C-terminal domain-containing protein → MTDAVDTLVRGTLVNVHTGTLEDGAVAVDDGEIVALAERPAERTLDAGYVAPGLVDAHMHVESSMVTLPEYGDAVLPRGVTSVVHDPHEIANVLGAAGVRAVVADAANTPLKARFTVPSSVPASSLQDAGATIDADAVASLLDLDSVVALGEVMDVPGLLAGDDEVHAKIAAARERGLPVDGHMPGVEGAALHEAARYLDTDHESITLAEARARASLGVRVYLREGSSSKNLADLLPLVDDIDTRRLSLCTDDREVVDVVDHGGVDFAVRKAIDEGADPVEVVQMATLNTAESYDLPFGRLEPGAPADLVLLDDLASWTVADVMVDGELNPTADERPDSTNLATDTVQFDPVSGADLAVEAPADAGETARVRVIDAVGGLQTDPMETAVPVDADALVPPVDDDVCSLAVIERHGGNGGIGRGFVHGLGLHRGAIGSTVAHDAHNCVVAGADHDAMARVANHLREVGGGIAAFDPAAGTMASLPLPVAGLMSDEPIETVYEGYERVESLAADLGLVEAGLMELSFLALEVIPTYRLTNRGLVDVAAGEHVDVVRS